A genomic region of Desulfovibrio sp. contains the following coding sequences:
- a CDS encoding NADH-quinone oxidoreductase subunit C, with protein sequence MLFDYRDTVPLSGMPPVSAEELGAFVRRYIAEGWRLLTLFGLPESSDENASAGLCCVLAQDSSHYLAAMRTAPLQSYSSMTPATPQTHLFEREIFEQWGIRPEGHPWLKPVRRIPDAAEANARTQADGGSLATVPGQAAQPYPFYRVEGEEIHEVAVGPVHAGVIEPGHFRFQCHGENVLNLEIALGYQHRGLERMLVSGPLARCLPLLECAAGDTTIGHATAHCVLIERLAGCVVGPRAHRLRRVGLELERLANHTGDLGAIAGDTGFLPTASWNGRIRGDFLNTTACLCGNRFGRGLLRPGGTAYDLDAEGCADMLARIKAAGRDVRGAVDVMLHTESVLERLTGTGYVSRETAQNLGLVGMAARASGLKIDARFHFPLADLPTRDCAPRVETTGDVLARTLVRSKEIDDSLRLLKADISTLANLPPLAEQPDAEGLANMPPETLAVSQVEGWRGEICHVAVTGPDGKFLAYKTIDPSFHNWPGLAMALRGNQISDFPLCNKSFNLSYCGYDL encoded by the coding sequence ATGCTATTCGATTACCGCGATACCGTGCCGCTGTCGGGCATGCCCCCGGTTTCTGCTGAAGAACTGGGAGCTTTTGTGCGCCGCTACATTGCCGAAGGCTGGCGTCTGCTGACCCTGTTCGGCCTGCCGGAATCTTCGGACGAAAACGCCTCTGCGGGACTGTGCTGCGTTCTGGCTCAGGACAGTTCGCACTATCTTGCCGCCATGCGCACCGCCCCCTTGCAGTCCTATTCTTCCATGACGCCCGCCACGCCTCAGACACATCTGTTTGAGCGCGAAATATTTGAACAATGGGGCATCCGGCCCGAAGGACATCCCTGGCTCAAGCCTGTACGCCGCATCCCGGACGCCGCCGAAGCCAATGCCAGAACGCAAGCTGATGGCGGCTCGCTTGCCACGGTGCCTGGCCAGGCGGCCCAGCCCTATCCCTTCTACAGGGTTGAAGGCGAAGAAATCCACGAAGTTGCCGTTGGCCCCGTACATGCCGGGGTTATTGAGCCGGGTCATTTCCGCTTTCAGTGCCACGGCGAAAACGTGCTGAACCTTGAGATTGCTCTGGGTTATCAGCACCGTGGACTTGAACGCATGCTTGTGAGCGGCCCCCTTGCCCGTTGCCTGCCCCTGCTGGAATGCGCCGCAGGCGATACAACCATAGGGCATGCCACAGCCCATTGCGTACTGATCGAACGCTTGGCGGGCTGCGTGGTCGGCCCGCGCGCTCACCGTTTGCGGAGGGTGGGCCTTGAACTTGAGCGCCTTGCCAACCACACGGGCGACCTTGGGGCCATTGCCGGGGATACGGGCTTTTTGCCCACCGCCTCGTGGAATGGCCGCATACGCGGTGATTTTCTCAACACCACGGCCTGCCTGTGCGGCAACCGGTTTGGCCGGGGGCTGCTGCGCCCCGGCGGCACGGCCTACGATCTTGACGCGGAAGGCTGCGCAGACATGCTTGCGCGCATCAAGGCGGCAGGACGAGACGTGCGAGGCGCTGTGGACGTGATGCTGCATACCGAGAGCGTGCTTGAGCGCCTCACGGGCACAGGCTACGTCAGCAGGGAAACCGCCCAGAATCTCGGGCTTGTGGGCATGGCCGCGCGGGCCAGCGGACTCAAAATTGACGCGCGTTTCCACTTTCCCCTTGCCGATCTGCCCACCAGGGACTGCGCGCCCCGAGTTGAAACCACGGGCGACGTTCTGGCCCGCACCCTCGTGCGCAGCAAGGAGATTGACGATTCCCTGCGCCTGCTCAAGGCGGATATTTCCACTCTCGCCAACTTGCCGCCCCTTGCGGAACAGCCAGACGCCGAGGGCCTTGCCAACATGCCGCCCGAAACCCTCGCCGTATCGCAGGTTGAGGGCTGGCGCGGCGAAATCTGCCATGTGGCCGTGACCGGGCCTGACGGCAAATTTTTGGCCTACAAGACCATTGATCCTTCGTTCCACAACTGGCCCGGCCTTGCCATGGCCCTGCGCGGCAACCAGATTTCCGACTTCCCGCTCTGCAACAAGAGTTTCAACCTCTCGTACTGCGGATACGATCTGTGA
- a CDS encoding 4Fe-4S dicluster domain-containing protein, whose amino-acid sequence MLRIIKERLHQKYRTLDYPKLQPSLSPRYLGRPELAQVSCGSCRACYAACPAGALLPTAGAEDGTPTLDMGRCTFCGACRAACPKGAFTFTGQHRMASFTREGLLVVPGQPFAEQPTPPRFSLFRRSLKLRQVSAAGCNACEADSNVLTTLVFDLGRFGIDFVASPRHADGIAVTGPVSENMRLALLDTFKATPQPRIVIAVGACAISGGLFRESDQCNRGVSELLPVDLYIPGCPPNPWTILDGLTSLQK is encoded by the coding sequence ATGCTGCGTATTATCAAGGAACGCCTGCACCAGAAATACCGCACCCTGGATTACCCCAAACTCCAGCCCTCGCTTTCGCCCAGGTATCTGGGCAGGCCGGAGCTTGCGCAGGTTTCCTGCGGCTCGTGCCGCGCCTGCTACGCGGCCTGCCCCGCTGGCGCATTGCTGCCCACCGCTGGCGCGGAAGACGGCACTCCCACGCTGGACATGGGGCGCTGCACCTTTTGCGGCGCATGCCGTGCCGCCTGCCCCAAGGGAGCCTTTACCTTTACCGGCCAGCACCGCATGGCATCCTTTACCCGCGAGGGCCTGCTGGTGGTTCCCGGTCAGCCTTTCGCAGAGCAGCCCACGCCGCCAAGGTTTTCCCTGTTCCGCCGCTCGCTCAAACTGCGGCAGGTCAGCGCCGCAGGCTGCAACGCCTGCGAAGCCGACAGCAACGTGCTCACCACTCTGGTGTTTGACCTTGGGCGCTTTGGCATCGATTTTGTGGCCTCGCCCCGCCATGCCGACGGTATTGCCGTAACCGGCCCGGTTTCGGAAAACATGCGGCTGGCCCTGCTTGATACTTTCAAGGCCACTCCCCAGCCGCGCATTGTTATTGCCGTGGGGGCCTGCGCAATTTCCGGCGGTCTGTTCCGCGAAAGCGATCAGTGCAACCGTGGCGTGAGCGAACTGCTGCCCGTGGATCTGTACATTCCCGGCTGCCCGCCCAATCCGTGGACAATTCTTGACGGTCTGACCTCACTGCAAAAATAA
- a CDS encoding TIM44-like domain-containing protein, whose translation MQIKAFLTVLVLLCCSLMFTLSDDALAARLGGGGSFGSKPFMSTPAPRPQTTFQNKPSAAQPQAQAAPAARPGGMFGGMGGLMGGLLAGTLIGSLLGGHGFAGGGFMDILLIGLMIFLGLKLFAAFRGSQRPAQASAGAQGAQAAQPEAGMMRNDSASNGWDALRGQGGAGEAEAPGPQIPMPPGFDADEFLRGAKMAYTRLQTAWDKRDMNDISQFTTEAVQKSVREQMEADPKPSTTEILLVNAQLLGVTDEGQEQYAQVFFDVLLRESPDQQTPSSAREVWHFMRPVTGGNWKLDGIQQVE comes from the coding sequence ATGCAAATAAAAGCTTTTTTGACGGTTCTTGTTCTGCTTTGCTGTTCGCTCATGTTCACCCTGTCTGATGACGCACTTGCCGCTCGTCTGGGCGGCGGTGGTTCTTTTGGCAGCAAGCCCTTTATGAGCACGCCTGCACCCCGTCCGCAGACCACTTTCCAGAATAAGCCCAGCGCCGCTCAGCCTCAGGCACAGGCGGCCCCTGCCGCGCGTCCTGGCGGTATGTTTGGCGGCATGGGCGGCCTCATGGGCGGCCTGCTCGCCGGTACGCTCATAGGCTCGCTGTTGGGCGGCCATGGTTTTGCTGGCGGCGGCTTTATGGACATCCTGCTCATCGGTCTGATGATTTTCCTTGGCCTCAAGCTCTTTGCCGCCTTTCGCGGCTCGCAGAGGCCCGCGCAAGCTTCAGCAGGCGCGCAAGGCGCACAGGCCGCACAGCCCGAAGCGGGCATGATGCGTAACGACAGTGCGAGCAATGGATGGGACGCCCTGCGTGGTCAGGGCGGTGCTGGCGAGGCTGAAGCCCCCGGCCCGCAGATTCCCATGCCTCCCGGTTTTGATGCCGATGAATTTCTGCGCGGGGCCAAGATGGCTTACACCCGTTTGCAGACGGCCTGGGACAAACGCGACATGAACGATATTTCGCAGTTCACCACCGAGGCCGTGCAGAAATCGGTGCGTGAACAGATGGAAGCCGACCCCAAGCCGAGCACCACAGAAATTCTGCTGGTCAACGCCCAGCTTCTCGGTGTGACCGATGAAGGCCAGGAACAGTATGCTCAGGTGTTCTTTGACGTGCTCCTGCGTGAAAGCCCTGACCAGCAGACGCCGTCCTCCGCGCGCGAAGTGTGGCACTTCATGCGCCCCGTGACAGGCGGCAACTGGAAGCTGGACGGCATCCAGCAGGTAGAATAA
- a CDS encoding proton-conducting transporter membrane subunit, with protein sequence MFLFITAIGILAATAALCALLAVRPPSKATGRAANAAGVIGAFAGCFVGLCALASGPWAGQESLRLPLALPVGSCALGMDALSRLFLLPVFGLGFVCAASGGIALRHEEPERHNLAAHWFFFHMLLIGLALVMTARDAVLFMLAWEIMSLAPFFLIDFNDGDSKVRDASWVYLVAAHLGAVALMAFFTLLWQVTGDTSLDALQGGAVLAQVLEQAQGYYGPGLLTALFVLAVAGFGAKAGLAPLHVWLPEAHPAAPSHVSALLSGAMINAGFYGMIRSVGMLAPAGAAPEWWGWALLLLGLATGLMGILKATAQSNLKRLLAYSSVENMGLMVMGLGAGLIGQSCGNAWIAVLGFSGALLHMLNHSAFKGLLFLCAGEVLHSTGTVRMQHLGGLQKRLPLLGAAFAIGAAAIACLPPFNGFAGELVMGLSLLDGPALFGVERQVGLLLALAGLACISGLAAALYAKAYGIAFLGEPRSGFAASVHPLSWRTLWPLALPAAVCLAGGLAAPCFFDLAAGAAQSALPLPPAFQQAGLAGLAQAHISLAAVAKIGGAGLGLALIILFVRRCLLKKRAVESMPTWGCGFQGGSARIQYTDAAFSEPTAKIFAPVMGLKTRLQLDDGLFPKGGQLSVTAPDRLRSGLFTPLFAAVETLCNACKVIQHGKIHLYILYILATLVALLVWGLHS encoded by the coding sequence ATGTTCCTTTTTATCACGGCCATCGGCATATTGGCGGCAACAGCCGCCCTGTGCGCACTCCTGGCCGTGCGCCCGCCCTCAAAGGCAACCGGACGCGCGGCCAATGCGGCTGGCGTTATCGGGGCCTTTGCGGGCTGTTTTGTCGGCTTGTGCGCTCTTGCTTCCGGCCCGTGGGCCGGGCAGGAGAGCCTGCGTCTGCCTCTGGCCTTGCCCGTGGGCTCCTGCGCCTTGGGCATGGATGCCCTGAGCCGCCTGTTTTTGCTGCCAGTGTTTGGTCTGGGTTTTGTCTGCGCCGCCTCGGGCGGCATTGCCCTGCGGCATGAAGAACCGGAGCGCCACAATCTTGCGGCGCACTGGTTCTTTTTTCATATGCTGCTCATTGGCCTTGCCCTTGTCATGACAGCGCGCGATGCCGTGCTGTTCATGCTGGCGTGGGAAATCATGTCGCTGGCGCCCTTCTTTCTTATTGATTTCAATGACGGCGACAGCAAGGTGCGCGACGCCTCCTGGGTCTACCTTGTGGCTGCCCACCTGGGCGCTGTGGCCCTCATGGCCTTCTTTACCCTGCTGTGGCAGGTCACGGGCGATACTTCGCTTGATGCCCTCCAGGGCGGGGCTGTACTTGCGCAGGTGCTCGAGCAGGCGCAAGGCTATTATGGCCCCGGCCTGCTCACGGCGCTGTTTGTGCTGGCCGTGGCCGGGTTTGGAGCCAAGGCTGGCCTCGCGCCCCTGCACGTATGGCTGCCCGAGGCGCACCCTGCCGCGCCAAGCCATGTTTCGGCCCTGCTCTCCGGGGCCATGATCAATGCAGGATTTTACGGCATGATCCGGAGCGTGGGCATGTTGGCCCCTGCGGGCGCGGCACCTGAATGGTGGGGCTGGGCACTACTGTTGCTGGGCCTTGCCACCGGCCTCATGGGAATTTTAAAGGCCACGGCCCAAAGCAACCTCAAAAGGCTGCTCGCCTATTCCAGCGTGGAAAACATGGGCCTGATGGTCATGGGGCTGGGCGCCGGGCTTATCGGCCAGAGCTGCGGTAATGCGTGGATTGCTGTACTGGGATTTTCCGGCGCGCTGCTGCACATGCTCAACCACTCTGCATTCAAGGGGCTGCTCTTCCTGTGCGCGGGCGAAGTGCTGCACTCCACAGGAACCGTGCGCATGCAGCATCTGGGCGGGCTGCAAAAACGTCTGCCCCTGCTTGGCGCGGCCTTTGCCATAGGCGCGGCGGCTATTGCCTGCCTGCCGCCTTTTAACGGATTTGCGGGCGAGCTTGTAATGGGCCTTTCCCTGCTGGACGGCCCAGCACTTTTTGGCGTGGAACGTCAAGTGGGTTTGCTGCTTGCCCTGGCGGGCCTTGCCTGCATCAGCGGCCTTGCGGCAGCCCTGTACGCCAAGGCCTACGGCATCGCCTTTCTGGGGGAGCCGCGTTCCGGCTTTGCCGCCAGCGTGCATCCGCTTTCCTGGCGCACGCTCTGGCCCCTTGCCCTGCCCGCCGCTGTGTGTCTGGCGGGCGGTCTGGCTGCCCCCTGTTTTTTTGATCTGGCAGCAGGGGCGGCGCAAAGCGCCCTGCCCTTGCCTCCGGCATTTCAGCAAGCTGGCCTGGCTGGCTTGGCGCAGGCGCATATAAGCCTTGCAGCCGTGGCAAAAATCGGCGGAGCCGGACTTGGACTGGCCCTGATTATCCTTTTTGTTCGCCGCTGCCTGCTTAAAAAGCGCGCTGTGGAATCCATGCCCACATGGGGTTGTGGCTTTCAGGGCGGATCTGCCCGCATCCAATACACGGACGCGGCTTTCTCCGAGCCCACGGCAAAAATCTTTGCTCCGGTCATGGGCCTCAAAACCCGCCTGCAACTGGATGACGGTCTGTTCCCCAAGGGCGGACAACTGAGCGTCACCGCGCCCGACCGCCTGCGCAGCGGCCTGTTTACGCCGCTGTTTGCAGCGGTGGAAACCCTGTGCAATGCCTGCAAGGTCATCCAGCACGGCAAAATCCACCTGTATATTCTGTATATTCTCGCCACGCTGGTGGCGCTGCTCGTGTGGGGGCTGCACTCATGA
- a CDS encoding UDP-glucuronic acid decarboxylase family protein, with protein MHLRKRILVTGGSGFLGSQLCERLLNEGHEVLCVDNFFSSARANVEALMDNRRFELIRHDVTFPLFVEVDEIYNLACPASPIHYQHDPVQTIKTCVHGAINMLGLAKRLGARIYQASTSEVYGDPEMHPQQESYWGHVNPNGIRSCYDEGKRCAEALFFAYWRQGGLPIKVGRIFNTYGPKMHPNDGRVVSNFIIQALKGEAITIYGDGSQTRSFCYVDDLVECMIRFMASPDDFVGPMNMGNPGEFTIRELAEKVVEMTGSKSVISYEPLPGDDPKQRKPDITLAREKLGWEPKVALEEGLVKTIAYFEKQMKDGLA; from the coding sequence ATGCATCTCCGCAAACGCATTCTTGTCACCGGCGGTTCTGGCTTTTTGGGTTCGCAACTGTGCGAACGCCTGCTCAACGAAGGGCACGAAGTGCTCTGCGTGGACAATTTCTTTTCCAGCGCACGCGCCAACGTGGAAGCGCTCATGGATAACCGCAGGTTTGAGCTTATCCGCCACGACGTGACATTTCCCCTCTTTGTAGAGGTGGATGAAATTTACAATCTGGCCTGTCCGGCTTCGCCCATCCATTATCAGCACGATCCGGTGCAGACCATCAAGACCTGCGTCCACGGCGCGATCAATATGCTGGGTCTGGCCAAGAGGCTTGGCGCACGCATTTATCAGGCATCCACCAGCGAAGTGTACGGCGACCCCGAGATGCATCCGCAGCAGGAAAGCTACTGGGGCCATGTGAACCCCAACGGCATCCGCTCCTGCTACGACGAAGGCAAGCGCTGTGCCGAAGCCCTGTTCTTTGCCTACTGGCGCCAGGGCGGCCTGCCCATCAAGGTGGGACGCATCTTCAATACCTACGGGCCCAAGATGCACCCCAACGATGGCCGCGTGGTCTCCAACTTCATCATTCAGGCGCTCAAGGGCGAAGCTATCACCATTTACGGCGATGGCTCACAGACCCGCTCCTTCTGCTATGTGGACGACCTGGTGGAATGCATGATCCGCTTCATGGCCTCGCCCGATGATTTTGTGGGCCCCATGAACATGGGCAACCCCGGCGAGTTCACCATCCGCGAACTGGCTGAAAAGGTCGTGGAAATGACCGGCAGCAAATCCGTGATTTCTTACGAACCCCTGCCCGGCGACGACCCCAAGCAGCGCAAGCCCGACATCACCCTGGCCCGTGAAAAACTTGGTTGGGAACCCAAGGTTGCCCTTGAAGAAGGTCTGGTAAAAACCATCGCCTACTTTGAAAAGCAGATGAAAGACGGCCTGGCGTAG
- a CDS encoding hydrogenase-4 component E: MTTLLQSCLFLLVLSNFLLLGTRRVAGMTRLTAFQGLLLAALLLSLDHALLAGAVLLIKGALLPGLLWRTQKRLPADALICPARRVGFGVLAGMAGLVFSIWLDGKLVMPLGLYPPLLLPTGLATLFCGFILIVGRIKAITQVIGYLVAENGIFLLGVPLMTGGTVWFELALLLDVFVAVFVMGIAINHISDSFASIDVARFRSLRD, translated from the coding sequence ATGACCACGCTTTTGCAATCCTGTCTTTTCCTTCTGGTATTGAGCAATTTTCTGCTGCTCGGAACGCGCCGCGTTGCGGGCATGACGCGCCTGACAGCCTTTCAGGGGCTGCTACTGGCGGCCCTGCTGCTGAGCCTTGATCACGCCCTGCTGGCCGGTGCTGTGTTGCTGATCAAGGGCGCGTTGCTGCCCGGTTTGCTGTGGCGCACCCAAAAACGGCTGCCCGCCGATGCCCTGATCTGCCCGGCCCGCCGCGTGGGTTTTGGCGTGCTGGCAGGCATGGCCGGTCTGGTATTTTCCATCTGGCTGGACGGCAAGCTGGTCATGCCGCTGGGGCTTTATCCCCCATTGTTGCTGCCCACCGGGCTGGCAACGCTTTTTTGCGGTTTTATCCTCATTGTGGGGCGCATCAAGGCCATCACCCAGGTCATCGGCTATCTGGTGGCGGAAAACGGCATTTTTCTGCTGGGCGTGCCGCTCATGACAGGCGGCACGGTATGGTTTGAACTGGCCCTCCTGCTGGACGTTTTTGTGGCCGTGTTTGTTATGGGCATAGCCATCAACCATATCAGCGATTCCTTCGCCTCCATTGACGTGGCGCGGTTCCGCAGCCTCAGGGATTAG
- a CDS encoding NADH-quinone oxidoreductase subunit H, whose product MKAELAVYLTQFALSLILAPLLPGIINRVKAKFAGRHGKPVLQTYYDIAKLLRKGEVISRTSTWIFAAAPSISLAGVICALALLPLGGAVSPLAFAGDFVLAAYLLGMGRFAVMLGALDTGSAFEGMGASREATFSALAEPVFFLALMVLTSLCLGLGHSTETAFSLSTMFGGQTAGAWLTGKGELLLLPVIFFVLLLVENCRIPVDDPNTHLELTMIHEVMVLDHSGPNLALILYGAALKLWFFAALIAGLITPALPLWEQLGVRLGIVLLLAVVVGIVESIMARLRMERVPYLLGAAAGMGMLTLILTQARLP is encoded by the coding sequence ATGAAAGCCGAGCTTGCAGTCTATCTTACGCAGTTCGCCCTGTCCCTGATTCTGGCCCCCCTGCTGCCCGGCATCATCAACCGGGTCAAGGCCAAATTTGCCGGACGCCACGGCAAGCCCGTGCTGCAAACCTACTATGATATCGCCAAACTGCTGCGCAAGGGCGAGGTAATCAGCCGCACATCCACATGGATATTTGCCGCCGCCCCCTCCATATCCCTGGCAGGCGTCATCTGCGCGCTGGCCCTGCTACCCCTCGGCGGCGCGGTTTCGCCCTTGGCCTTTGCGGGCGACTTTGTGCTGGCAGCCTATCTGCTGGGCATGGGGCGCTTTGCCGTCATGCTTGGCGCGCTGGATACAGGCTCGGCATTTGAAGGCATGGGCGCAAGCCGCGAGGCCACATTCTCCGCCCTTGCGGAACCCGTATTTTTTCTGGCGCTCATGGTACTTACAAGCCTGTGCCTCGGCCTTGGCCATAGCACGGAAACAGCTTTCAGCCTCTCCACCATGTTTGGCGGGCAGACCGCCGGGGCATGGCTGACAGGCAAGGGGGAGCTGCTGCTCCTGCCCGTGATCTTTTTTGTGCTGCTGCTGGTGGAAAACTGCCGCATCCCGGTGGACGACCCCAACACGCACCTTGAACTGACCATGATCCATGAGGTCATGGTGCTTGACCATTCCGGCCCCAATCTGGCCCTGATACTTTACGGCGCTGCCCTCAAGCTGTGGTTTTTCGCCGCGCTCATCGCGGGCCTGATCACTCCTGCGCTGCCCCTGTGGGAGCAACTGGGCGTGCGCCTTGGCATTGTGCTGCTGCTGGCCGTGGTTGTGGGCATTGTGGAATCCATCATGGCCCGCCTGCGCATGGAGCGCGTACCCTATCTGCTGGGTGCAGCAGCGGGCATGGGCATGCTCACGCTTATTCTGACCCAGGCGAGGTTGCCATGA
- a CDS encoding PaaI family thioesterase — protein sequence MKNYVEKHDKLVRYLDMTIESATPEYAKVTMPITENHKNGMGMAHGGAIFALADVAFGSAANAGKDYGVVSLNTTIEYLRPGRVSPLTAEAFVVRNGKHILNYDVKIYDGSGDLIAKCVAAGFQTDVLLPD from the coding sequence ATGAAAAATTACGTGGAAAAGCACGACAAGCTGGTGCGCTATCTGGATATGACCATTGAAAGCGCAACGCCGGAATACGCCAAGGTAACCATGCCGATCACCGAAAACCACAAAAACGGTATGGGCATGGCCCATGGCGGGGCCATCTTTGCCCTGGCCGATGTGGCCTTTGGCTCTGCCGCCAATGCGGGCAAGGATTACGGCGTGGTAAGCCTGAATACCACCATAGAATACCTGCGCCCCGGCAGGGTTTCCCCCCTCACGGCGGAGGCCTTTGTGGTACGCAATGGCAAGCATATTCTGAATTATGACGTAAAAATTTACGACGGTTCTGGCGATCTTATTGCCAAGTGCGTTGCCGCCGGTTTTCAGACAGACGTGCTGCTGCCGGATTAG
- a CDS encoding proton-conducting transporter membrane subunit, producing the protein MLTALLFIPLCAGCIMLLWGRAVICRLGLPLTALAHTALAASIAVKVARGEAPSELGGLLAPDALGVLFLMLASLLFLAASFYAVHYLREEERIGEHTNILDHGRFTNAPERRFTACLCFFLGAMTLVTITPHMGAQWVGIEATTLSSAQLIYFHRHKSSLEATWKYLIICSVGIALALLGNILLSVSFHGAEGAAGAADGMDQVGWFVRNAALAEPTWLKAAFVFLLVGYGTKMGLAPLHNWLPDAHSQAPSLVSALLSGALLNCAMLGMLRGHQIMLAAGLGGLSGGMLMFFGILSLMTAAIFIVGQGHYKRMLAYSSVEHMGILALGIGVGGVAVPGAMLHAVCHSLTKCMLFLLSGNILARYHTYSSYDVHGMRWTMPATAALWTAGFLAVAGSPPFGLFVSELLIFKGMLAADLPWLSAGYLVLLAIIFVGLSVSVLRMVQGNRPVDLPPANSEPVLSVLPPLVLGLTVLTLGLWIPDWLWNFLNRAAALIGA; encoded by the coding sequence ATGCTGACAGCACTTCTTTTCATTCCCCTGTGCGCAGGCTGCATCATGCTGCTCTGGGGCCGCGCCGTCATCTGCCGCCTCGGCCTGCCGCTTACGGCACTGGCGCACACAGCCCTTGCCGCTTCAATTGCCGTCAAGGTCGCGCGCGGAGAAGCGCCCTCTGAACTTGGCGGCCTGCTGGCCCCGGACGCTTTGGGCGTGCTGTTTCTGATGCTGGCGAGCCTGCTGTTTCTGGCCGCGTCGTTCTATGCAGTGCATTACCTGCGGGAAGAAGAGCGCATCGGCGAACACACCAACATTCTGGATCATGGCCGCTTCACCAACGCCCCGGAGCGCCGCTTCACGGCCTGTCTGTGCTTTTTTCTCGGGGCCATGACGCTTGTGACCATCACGCCGCACATGGGCGCGCAGTGGGTGGGTATTGAGGCGACCACCCTTTCCAGCGCCCAGCTCATTTATTTTCACCGTCACAAGAGTTCGCTGGAAGCCACCTGGAAGTACCTGATCATATGCTCCGTGGGCATTGCCCTGGCCCTGCTGGGCAACATATTGCTTTCCGTGTCGTTCCACGGTGCGGAAGGAGCTGCTGGCGCAGCTGACGGCATGGATCAGGTGGGCTGGTTTGTGCGCAACGCGGCACTTGCTGAACCCACATGGCTCAAGGCGGCTTTTGTTTTTCTGCTGGTGGGCTACGGCACTAAAATGGGCCTTGCCCCTCTGCACAACTGGCTGCCCGATGCACACAGTCAGGCGCCTTCGCTGGTTTCGGCCCTGCTTTCTGGCGCATTGCTCAACTGCGCCATGCTGGGCATGCTGCGCGGGCACCAGATCATGCTGGCTGCGGGGCTTGGTGGGCTTTCGGGCGGCATGCTCATGTTTTTCGGTATTCTTTCGCTCATGACAGCCGCCATCTTTATTGTGGGGCAAGGCCACTACAAGCGCATGCTGGCCTATTCCAGCGTTGAGCACATGGGCATTCTGGCTCTGGGCATAGGCGTGGGCGGCGTGGCAGTGCCCGGCGCAATGCTGCATGCGGTCTGCCATTCGCTCACCAAGTGCATGCTCTTTCTGCTTTCTGGCAATATTCTTGCCCGCTACCACACCTATTCCAGCTATGATGTGCACGGCATGCGCTGGACCATGCCCGCTACGGCGGCGCTTTGGACAGCAGGATTTCTGGCTGTGGCCGGTTCGCCGCCCTTTGGGCTTTTTGTCAGCGAGCTGCTCATCTTCAAGGGCATGCTGGCAGCAGACCTGCCTTGGCTTTCCGCCGGATATCTGGTGCTGCTGGCCATAATATTTGTGGGGCTTTCCGTGTCGGTTCTGCGCATGGTGCAGGGCAACCGCCCCGTGGATCTGCCGCCCGCAAACTCCGAGCCAGTGTTGAGCGTCCTGCCGCCTCTGGTGCTGGGGCTGACCGTGCTGACTCTGGGCCTGTGGATTCCCGACTGGCTGTGGAATTTTCTTAACCGCGCCGCTGCGCTCATAGGCGCGTAA